The sequence below is a genomic window from Flagellimonas marinaquae.
AACTGTACCGATGCACAAATATCGTTCATGTTCTGGGAAATAAAATCAGGATTTTTTTGGTTTTCTCGCTGTAAAAAGTAGAGAATACTTGTTTTTAACCCGCTAAAGCTAAAATTAAGCCCATCAACTTTTGGTTTTGGAAATGTGTATGCCTTTGGATTGCCCAGTTTGGCATATTTGTCGATAAGTGGCCCTCCGGGATAAGGTAGCCCCATCAATTTGGCACTTTTGTCGAAAGCTTCGCCGACCGCATCGTCCAGGGTCTCGCCCATAACTTCCATCTCAAAATAATCAGAAACCTTAACGATTTGTGTGTGCCCCCCGCTAATGGTCATTGCCAAAAAGGGGAAAGTGGGCGCGGTCTGACTTTCGTCCTCAATAAAATGGGCCAAAATATGAGCTTCCATATGGTTGACCTCGATCAAGGGAATATTGAGCCCCAAGGCCAACGACTTTGCAAAAGATGTGCCCACGAGCAGAGAGCCCATGAGTCCTGGTCCTCTGGTAAAAGCTATGGCGGATAGCTGTTTTTTATCGATATTTGCCTTGGCCAAGGCTTGGTGTACCACGGGAACAATATTTTGTTGATGCGCCCTCGAAGCCAATTCGGGGACAACACCTCCATATTGCTTGTGGATTTCTTGGGTGGCTACCACATTGCTCAGTACTTTTGTATGGCAAAGTACGGCCGCTGAGGTATCGTCACAAGAGGATTCTACGGCAAGAATATATTTTTTAGAATTTTCCACAGGTTTTGGAACAAAAATTGGTTGACAAAGGTAAAACATAAAAGCCCTATCAAAAAACTTCGTAAAATACTGTTGCGTTTGCTTTTGGCCATCATCCTAATCATGGTATTGGGATCGCTGGTTCTTTCCTTGCCCGTTGTACAGACCAGATTGGGCAAGTACGCCATGGATTCGTTGAACGAGGAATTTGGCACCAACATTCGTATAGACCGCATTAGTATGTCGCTGTTCAATTTAAATGCAGGCATAAAGGGCATCTATGTAGAAGATTACCAACAGGACACACTTATCTACATCCATAAATTGTCCACTTCCATTTTAAATATGCGGAATATGGTCAACAATAAAATGGAGTTTGGAGATATAGAAGTGGACGGACTTACCTTTAATCTAAAGACTTATGAAGGGGAGACCGACACCAATTTGGACGTTTTTGTGGACAAGCTGGACGATGGCTCGCCAAGAGACCCGGGAACACCTCCATTTTTTCTGTCGTCGGATGGGATACAGATCAATAATGGCAAGTTTAGACTTGTTGATGAAAATCTAGAGTTGGAAGAGGTGTTGAATTTTTCGGAGATTGCTGTCATGGCCCGTGATTTTCAGATTTTGGGTCCAGACGTATCCTTAAAAATCGATAATCTCTCCACTTTGGCAAAACGGGGTATTCGACTTAAAAAACTGGCTGCCGAATTTACCTATACCAAACAACAAATGCGTTTTGACTCCTTGTTGATAGACACCGAGCAATCGGAACTGAAAGGGAATCTGGTCTTTAACTACGAAAGAGAACATTTGGCGAACTTTGTGGATTTAGTGAACATAGATGCGAGTTTCAAGGAATCTTCCGTAGCCCTTAACGAGATCAATGCTTTTTTTAATGAATTTGGAGCGGACAAGGTGGTCAACTTTACCGGAAATTTTAGTGGCGTCCTCAATCAATTACAGGTGGAAGACCTCTTTTTGTTTACGGATAATACTGGAATACGAGGAGATTTTAGGTTCGATAACATGTTTAGCGAACAAGCACCGTTTGTGTTAAAAGGGGAAATTGATAATCTAACATCAAGTTACTACCAGCTTAGGAGCATATTGCCAAATATTTTGGGTCAAAATATTCCCGAATCGGTTAAAAAGCTTGGGCAATTTACCGTTCGGGGCGATACCGAAATAACAGAAACCTCCATAGATGTAACAGCTAATTTGAATACCGCGGTAGGGGATTGCTACGTGGATCTTCAAATGACGAATGTACAGACCATTGAAGATGCTTCTTATATGGGTTTTATATCGTTGATAGATTTTAATCTCGGGGAGTTTATAGATAATCAAGATTTGGGCATGGCATCCATGGATATGAATGTCGAGGGGAAGGGATTCGTGGCAGAAAGTCTGAATACGGAAATATCCGGTGATGTTTACAAAATCGAGTTCAATGATTATGAATACAACAAGATAAAGGTAACCGGTATATTAAAAAATCAATTGTTCGATGGTGTCCTGTTGTGCAACGACGATAACTTTAGGTTCGATTTTCAAGGCTTGGCCAATTTTGGCAGTCGACAGAACAAATTCAATTTTGTTGCAGCGGTCGATTATGCCGATCTCAAGGAATTAAATTTTATCAACGACAGTATCTCGATATTCAAAGGACATATAGATATGGACATCGAGGGCAACAATTTGGATGATATAGCCGGTCAACTGCGATTTTCCAATACAACATATCAAAATATAAACGACACATATTATTTTGAGGATTTTAACGTGGTTTCCTCCTTTGCCCAAGATACCATCCGCACCATCGAGATCAATTCGCCGGATATTATTACCGGGTACATGCGCGGTAGTTTTAAGGTAAACGAATTGGGTAAATTGGTGCAGAATTCCGTTGGTAGTATTTACACCAACTATCAACCTTACCAAATTTCAGAAGGTCAATATTTGGATTTTAACTTTAGGATATACAACAAGATCGTGGACGTTTTTGTCCCCGAAATGGCCTTTGGTTCCAATACCTTTATACGCGGGGCAATAGAGGCCGATAAAAGCGATTTTAAACTAACCTTTAAATCGCCGAGTATTGAGGCGTTCGGTAACAAGTTCGACAATATAGAGCTGCAAATCGATAATAAGAACCCACTCTTCAACACCTTCGTTTCCGTAGAGGATATGTCCACAGTGTACTACGACATCAAAGACTTTAGCCTTATCAACACTACACTAAAGGATACCCTGTTCTTTAGAACAGAGTTTAAAGGCGGAAGTGAGTACGATGATAGTTACAACCTAAATTTTTACCACACTTTTAATCAAAACAATAGATCAGTGATCGGCCTCAAGCGATCCGATGTTAGCTTTAAGGGCAATACCTGGGTACTCAATAAAGAGGGAAATCAAAAAAACAAGGTGATATTCAATAGTGCATTGGATAGTATTCGTATTGAAGATGTGGTAATGGACAACAATAACAACGAGCAGATTCGATTGCGAGGCGAGTTTGCAGATTCCACATACAAAGATCTCGACCTCCAATTTAAGTTGGTCTCCTTGAACAAGATTACACCGTCCATTGATAGTCTAAAGTTGGATGGTGAAGTAGATGGATTTCTCAATATCCTTCAAAAAGATGGGAAATATTTGCCGACATCCAGCCTCAACATCAAAGATTTTAGCGTGAATACCATGCGGATGGGTGATTTGGAAGTAGGCATCTACGGCAATAACGACCTTACCGAGTTTGGTGTAAGCACTTGGCTGAACGACGGTGGCAAAGAAAGGATGAGCATTAACGGAAAGGTAACCAATTATAACAACAAACAAGAATTGGACCTTGCGGCCAATTTTTCTGATTTCGCATTGGAACCCTTTGGTCCCTTGGGAGAAGATATAATTTCCAACATTAGGGGGAAAGTGAGCGGAAATGCAACGATCACGGGCAATGTAAACAACCCTTCTATAAATGGCGTTCTCAGTTTAAACGATGCGGGCATTGGAATTCCATACCTTAATGTAGATTACGATTTTGCACCCTATTCCCAAGTACGTTTATTTGATCAAACCTTTTATTTTGAAAATGTAGAGCTGTCCGATGTGGAAGAAAAGACCACTGCGACCATGGATGGTACTATAAGTCACACAGGGTTTGATGATTGGTACCTTGGCCTCGACGTGGATACCCAAAACGATCGTTTTATGATCCTAAATACCGAGTATGATGAAGAGTCCCTGTACTATGGTACGGGCTTTATAAATGGTACAGGTAGTATTTATGGGCCAACGGACGCCCTTACCATTTCGGTGGATGCAATAACGGCTGCCGGTACCGCTTTAAAAATACCCTTGAGCGATGTAACGAGCGTCGGCGACTATTCCTTTATCAACTTTATA
It includes:
- the tsaD gene encoding tRNA (adenosine(37)-N6)-threonylcarbamoyltransferase complex transferase subunit TsaD encodes the protein MFYLCQPIFVPKPVENSKKYILAVESSCDDTSAAVLCHTKVLSNVVATQEIHKQYGGVVPELASRAHQQNIVPVVHQALAKANIDKKQLSAIAFTRGPGLMGSLLVGTSFAKSLALGLNIPLIEVNHMEAHILAHFIEDESQTAPTFPFLAMTISGGHTQIVKVSDYFEMEVMGETLDDAVGEAFDKSAKLMGLPYPGGPLIDKYAKLGNPKAYTFPKPKVDGLNFSFSGLKTSILYFLQRENQKNPDFISQNMNDICASVQFTILEILMEKLQMAVEQTGIKQIAIGGGVAANSGIRGRLKDAEENLGWQTFIPKFEYCTDNAAMIGIVGLLKFYRGDFTDQSVAAKARYAIGS
- a CDS encoding translocation/assembly module TamB domain-containing protein: MVLGSLVLSLPVVQTRLGKYAMDSLNEEFGTNIRIDRISMSLFNLNAGIKGIYVEDYQQDTLIYIHKLSTSILNMRNMVNNKMEFGDIEVDGLTFNLKTYEGETDTNLDVFVDKLDDGSPRDPGTPPFFLSSDGIQINNGKFRLVDENLELEEVLNFSEIAVMARDFQILGPDVSLKIDNLSTLAKRGIRLKKLAAEFTYTKQQMRFDSLLIDTEQSELKGNLVFNYEREHLANFVDLVNIDASFKESSVALNEINAFFNEFGADKVVNFTGNFSGVLNQLQVEDLFLFTDNTGIRGDFRFDNMFSEQAPFVLKGEIDNLTSSYYQLRSILPNILGQNIPESVKKLGQFTVRGDTEITETSIDVTANLNTAVGDCYVDLQMTNVQTIEDASYMGFISLIDFNLGEFIDNQDLGMASMDMNVEGKGFVAESLNTEISGDVYKIEFNDYEYNKIKVTGILKNQLFDGVLLCNDDNFRFDFQGLANFGSRQNKFNFVAAVDYADLKELNFINDSISIFKGHIDMDIEGNNLDDIAGQLRFSNTTYQNINDTYYFEDFNVVSSFAQDTIRTIEINSPDIITGYMRGSFKVNELGKLVQNSVGSIYTNYQPYQISEGQYLDFNFRIYNKIVDVFVPEMAFGSNTFIRGAIEADKSDFKLTFKSPSIEAFGNKFDNIELQIDNKNPLFNTFVSVEDMSTVYYDIKDFSLINTTLKDTLFFRTEFKGGSEYDDSYNLNFYHTFNQNNRSVIGLKRSDVSFKGNTWVLNKEGNQKNKVIFNSALDSIRIEDVVMDNNNNEQIRLRGEFADSTYKDLDLQFKLVSLNKITPSIDSLKLDGEVDGFLNILQKDGKYLPTSSLNIKDFSVNTMRMGDLEVGIYGNNDLTEFGVSTWLNDGGKERMSINGKVTNYNNKQELDLAANFSDFALEPFGPLGEDIISNIRGKVSGNATITGNVNNPSINGVLSLNDAGIGIPYLNVDYDFAPYSQVRLFDQTFYFENVELSDVEEKTTATMDGTISHTGFDDWYLGLDVDTQNDRFMILNTEYDEESLYYGTGFINGTGSIYGPTDALTISVDAITAAGTALKIPLSDVTSVGDYSFINFIEKGTSNSFEEERVLEDYQGLEMAFDLAVTPEAEVEIVVDQSTGSSLKGTGEGILLIEINTNGKFNMYGEFVAVTGEYNFKYGGVIDKKFKVRPGGTILWERDPLAAQLNLEAVYSLNANPAPLLDNAGYTGRIPTEVVVRLDGELESPNINFDIDFPGTNSVVQSELEYRLQDPTIKERNAFFLLAQGTFVNPQSGGINQQAVTGNLIQTASGLFNQILSGNNDKLNFGLSYEQGYNDPNADISTEDRIGVTVTTQISDRILVNGRVGVPVGGVSETVVAGDVEVQILLNDEGTLSAKIFNRENQIQQFLAERQGYTQGIGLSYQVDFNSFRELMRKVFNKKEKEENIKETPSQKQPSQVMGKDSLIRFSQKPANRP